From the genome of Pseudomonadota bacterium, one region includes:
- a CDS encoding tetratricopeptide repeat protein: RSMLQSVGLFAAKLVFEQSPDPVESTARLLKMKKILPDAYYLEFYLGQNLVRLGRHDEALLHLNRALTLNPEEEDIPYIYSFIGDCLKDLGKYKEAIAMLEKGRTIDDERPDLHNLLGFCHFKLEKYETAVHHFTRAVELFPSSAIDYANLGVNYRKLGKNEEAIKNFELALEMDKSIDFARTHLEELSAQA, encoded by the coding sequence ACGTTCCATGCTTCAGAGTGTCGGGCTCTTTGCCGCGAAACTTGTTTTCGAACAGTCGCCGGATCCTGTTGAATCAACCGCCAGACTGCTCAAGATGAAAAAGATCCTGCCCGATGCCTATTATCTGGAATTTTATCTCGGACAGAACCTGGTCCGCCTCGGGCGCCATGACGAAGCCCTGCTCCACCTGAATAGAGCCCTGACCCTCAACCCCGAAGAAGAAGATATTCCTTATATCTATTCATTTATCGGTGATTGCTTGAAAGACCTCGGAAAATATAAAGAGGCCATCGCCATGCTTGAAAAGGGCCGCACGATTGATGATGAACGTCCGGATCTCCACAATCTTCTGGGTTTCTGCCATTTCAAACTGGAAAAATATGAGACTGCGGTGCACCATTTTACCAGGGCGGTTGAACTGTTCCCGTCTTCGGCAATCGATTATGCCAATCTCGGAGTCAATTACCGGAAACTCGGTAAAAATGAAGAGGCGATCAAGAATTTTGAACTGGCCCTTGAAATGGATAAATCCATTGATTTTGCCCGTACCCATCTTGAGGAACTCAGCGCCCAGGCGTGA
- a CDS encoding cytochrome c family protein codes for MNKRTSIIAVAISLLLLISGLAVSGEELQKTPVYPEGELTLEGKKSARFGHEIHEKTGIQCAQCHHDKAHKGRTQEEIAAMEDTSQLQCLACHNQLFENENLKVRKAIFHAKCKECHKNGFEGKNGPVNCKGCHVAADGAENSK; via the coding sequence ATGAACAAAAGAACATCGATAATTGCGGTGGCAATCAGTCTCTTATTATTGATCAGCGGATTGGCAGTGTCCGGGGAGGAATTGCAAAAAACGCCGGTCTATCCTGAAGGAGAATTGACCCTAGAAGGAAAGAAGTCGGCGCGGTTTGGTCATGAGATTCATGAAAAAACAGGTATTCAATGCGCCCAATGCCATCATGATAAAGCGCATAAAGGCCGTACTCAGGAAGAAATTGCGGCCATGGAGGACACCTCCCAGCTTCAATGTTTGGCCTGCCATAATCAATTGTTTGAAAACGAAAACCTGAAAGTCAGGAAGGCAATCTTTCATGCCAAGTGCAAGGAATGTCATAAAAACGGCTTTGAGGGGAAAAACGGACCGGTCAATTGTAAGGGCTGTCATGTGGCAGCGGACGGTGCCGAGAATAGCAAGTAG